Genomic DNA from Providencia sp. PROV188:
GCTGGTACTGTTTTAGCTGAAAATCAAGAAGTTGTACGCCATCTGAAAGATGAGCCAGCATCATTAGATCCGATAAAATCTGTTGGGTTGACTGAAGCTCAAGTGATGCGTGATTTGTTTGAAGGCCTAGTTAATCAAGATAATCATGGAAAGCCGATACCGGGTGTCGCACTAAATTGGCACACTGATGACAATCGAACTTGGATTTTTCAGTTACGCCCTGAAGCGGCATGGTCGAATGGTGAGCCTGTTACCGCTGACGATTTCGTTTATAGTTGGCGTCGTTTAGTCACGCCAGCCAATACTTCGCCATTTGCTTGGTTTGCAGCATTAGCGGGAATTAATAATGCGCAGGATATTATCGATGGTAAGTTGCCACCAGAACAGTTAGGGGTGGAAGCTGTCGATAAACACACGCTGAAAATTGTGTTAAATAAGCCAGTTCCTTATTTCCCGTCATTAACCGCAAACTTCAGCTTATTTCCTGTTCATCGCGGAACCGTTGAACAATATGGCACAGACTGGATTAAAGTCGGTAATTTAGTTGGAAATGGTGCATTTGAACTTAATGACCGTGTTGTTAATGAGAAAATCGTATTAACACCAAATCCGCACTATTGGGATCATAAAAATACGGTGATCACCAAAGTGACTTTTGTCCCTATCAACCAAGAATCTCACGCGACTAATCGTTATTTGGCTGGGGATTTAGATATCACGGAATCCTTTCCTAAGCAGCGCTATCAAAAATTATTACAAGATATTCCTAACGAAGTTTTTACGCCGGATCAACTCGGTACCTATTACTACGCATTTAATACCCAGCGCGCGCCGACCAATGATGTCAGGGTTCGACAGGCATTATCAATGGCAATTGACCGCCAATTGATTGCTAGCAAAGTCTTAGGGACAGGGGAAAAACCCGCTAATTATTTTACACCTGATGTGACGGCAGGTTTTAAGCCGGAAAAAGGGCTGTATCAGACTCATAAACAAAAAGAGTTAGACCAACAAGCCAAAACGTTATTAAAGCAGGCTGGGTACAGTGAAGCGCATCCTTTGGAATTAACGTTGCTGTATAACAGCTCGGAAAACCATCAAAAAATTGCTATTGCGATTGCTTCCATGTGGAAGAAAAAACTCGGGGTGCAAGTTAAGTTAGTTAACCAAGAGTGGAAAACATATATTGATAGCCGTAACACCGGAAATTTTGATGTAATCCGTGCTTCTTGGATTGGTGATTTTAATGAACCATCTACATTCTTATCACTGCTAACTTCTCAACACAGTGGCAATATTCCTAAGTTTAATAATCCGCAATATGACGCACTAATGACTTCAGCTAGCATTGAAACGAATGATGCGCAGCGTAATGTGTATTACAACCAAGCGGAAGCCATTATTGCAAAAGAAGCACCAATTGCACCAATCTATCAATATACGAATGCGCGTTTGATTAAACCGTGGTTAAAAGGTTATCCGATTGAAAATCCAGAGGATGTGGCATACAGCCATAGCTTCTATATGATTAAGCATTAAGAATGAAATTTAGCCAGTGCAGGTGTGCTGGCTAAATTTTGGGAGACCCAAAATAAAAAAAACTCCTTCCACTGGAGAGTCAGAAGGAGGACCAAAAAGGAATAAACACTACAGCGCTAATAATAGGAAAAAACTTTGCGGTTTTATTGCTAATTTGTGTCAATCAAATGGGATCTCTCTAGCAAAAATTGAGAAATTTCATTGGGCTATAAATCTTGCATAACATCTTATTTTTATGCTTTTATTTTCCTTTGCTTAACACCTACTTAAACTTTGTATTTTGATTTTGTTATTGAAATCATTGCAATATTCCCTTTAATCAACTAAAAATACCTTACTTTTCAATTTAAGGAGATAATTGCATGGCGTCGACCTATGGATCGCAATTTCAACACTCTAACCCCGTTCATGCCTTTCAGTTAGATGGAGATGGCGGTGTTCTTCCTATCGATTTAAATGCCACTGCAACACAGCAATCTCCATTTTGGCTGCATTACGATTATAAAAATAAAGAGACGTCTAGCTGGATCCAACAGACTGATTTGTTTAATGACCAAGTGAAGTCATCATTGACGGGTAAAATGAATCGTATGCGGATGGTGCGTATTGGTGATGGCGTTCTGCTGACACTACAAACCCTGAATAACACCGCAGGGCAGCGCCCAGAGCAATTGGTGGCATTTCGTATCTTTATGAATAGCCGTTTGATTGTTTCATGCCGTCACCGACGTGTTCACTCATTAGATTCTGTTATTGATGATCTTAAACAAGGCGTCGGTGCGCAGAGTACCGGTGAATGGCTTGCCGATGTCACGGATGCAATGACCGATGAAATTAGTGATTTCACCGACTCTCTTCACGAACGTCTTATTGAAATGGAAGATTTGATATTACATGGCGAAATTCCTGAGCGTGGGGAATTAGCCTTACTGCGTAAACAAATTATTGTCGTGCGCCGTTATATGGCACCGCAGCGGGATATGTTTTCTCGATTAACCGCTGAAAAATTATTATGGCTAGATGATAATGACAGACGTCGTTTACAAGAAATATCAGATAGATTAGGGCGCTGTATTGAAGATTTAGATGGTTTTATTGCACGTACCGCCATTATGTCTGATGAAATTACGAATATGATGACGGAAATGATGAATCGTCGAATCTATACCATGTCATTAATGGCGATGATATTTTTACCAACCACATTTTTAACCGGTTTATTTGGTGTGAACTTAGGGGGTATCCCTGGAAATGAATTCAAGTTTGCCTTTAGTGCGTTCTGTTTATTACTCGCCTGCTTAATTGCTACGGTATTTTGGTGGTTAAAAAGAAGTCGATGGCTATAAGAAAGGTGAATTGTTCTGGATAATGGGTGCTAGTTTGAGATAAATCAATAAAGGGTATAGGGTTTTAAGGCAATATTACTCCCGCAGGTGAATGCAACGTTGAGCGATGAACGTTGTGCTCCATAATTGTAGTTTTTCTCATATTGAGTTCTTATACAGAATAATTGACCACTGTAATGCCGATGTATTTTACATCGGCTTTTTTTTGCATAAAATCTGATGCCACCCCTGAGTTTGCCCAGAGGTAGCGGACCAATTTTTATTATCTTACTTAACTTCAATCACATCTAAGCGGTCAGCACTGTAGTCTGGTTGATCATCTTCATCAATCATTGGCTGAGCAGGCAATTCTTCACGGTCAAAAGCCATATCACCACCATTGATCACGGCATCACCATGTGAAATATTTTTAAAATCAAATAGTTCAGTATCACATAGGTGAGATGATACAACGTTCTGAGTCGCTCTAAACATAGTTTCAATGCGCCCTGGGTAACGTTTATCCCAATCGCGTAGCATCTCTTTAATGACTTGGCGCTGTAAATTCGGCTGGGATCCACATAAGTTACAAGGGATGATAGGGAATCCTTTTGCTTCAGCAAAACGCTCAATATCTTTTTCGCGGCAATAGGCGAGAGGGCGGATAACAATGTGTTTGCCATCGTCACTCATCAATTTTGGTGGCATACCTTTTAATTTACCGCCGTAGAACATGTTTAAAAATAGGGTCTGTAAAATATCATCACGGTGATGACCGAGCGCTATTTTGGTCGCACCTAACTCTGTCGCCGTGCGATATAAGATGCCGCGACGTAAACGAGAGCACAGGGAACAGGTGGTTTTTCCTTCAGGAATTTTTTCTTTTACGATGCCATAGGTGTTTTCTTCAACAATTTTATACTCAACACCGAGTTCGTCTAAGTAAGCTGGCAAGATGTGTTCAGGGAAGCCTGGTTGTTTTTGGTCTAAGTTAACAGCGACCAAAGAGAATGAAATTGGGGCACTTTTTTGCAGGCTTTGCAAAATAGACAGCAGAGTATAGCTATCTTTCCCCCCAGACAGGCAGACCATGATACGGTCGCCTTCTTCGATCATATTAAAATCGGCGATGGCTTGCCCAACATCACGGCGGATTCTTTTTTGGAGTTTGTTTAAGTTGTATTGTTCTTTATTAGTCGTCATTCTCGGTTGTTCTTTCTTGTTTCTGATTGCTATTTAAATTTTTGAAATATATATGCTTTTTTGTTTTTTGTCGTTCTCGTTTTTTCTGAATTAACCCAGTCTTATACTGACTCGTGTATAAGACTTTGTATAAGATTCTAGACATTGGATAAGACTGATATGTCAGAAATTAATAAACTCACAGACAAAAAGCTAAAAAACATTCATGGTAAAGAAATCTCTAAGCCGGTAATGATAGCAGATGGTAGGGGGCTTTCGATACTAGTAAGCAAAAAAGGTTCTATCTAATGGTCATACTCTTACCGATTTGAAGGTAAGTTAAGTAGGATGATAATAGGGCAATATCCTGATTTATCAATGAAACAGCCGCAAGACAAGGCTTCGAGCAATTTTGGTTTCAGGGCATGACCCAAATACCAAAAGCGGTAACTGTTCTGTTAGTGCTATACAAGGTGCGAATCTAACTTAATCTGCGTTATTCTTTCTTTCATATCCATATAAATTAATCCTACCAGACAAATACTCACCTAAATATACTTCACTGATTTTATTAAAACCTTGTTTCGAAATATTGTCTTCTAACCACTCAATGTCTTTGCCGATGATTTCGAGTAAGTCATGGTTAGCTAAGCCATCGACGATAATTGGATAACGTATATTCTCATCGCCACTTTGGATAATAGTCAATTGCCCATTTTGTTCGAGAACAACGCGTTTTAGTTGCTCTATTTCGTATATGCCATTTGATCTTAGTTTAAACATCAAATCATTAGCGGAAACACCGTTTTTTAGACATTCTTTAACGTTAACGCTGCCATTATGTACCAAGGTTATAGGTTTGCCGTCAATAATTCGTTTAATAAAGGGATTATTCTCTTTTAAAAATTTAAGGGCAAAAACAAGTAAAGTCCATATGATTAACACGAGTATAAATTGCAGTACTGTTATTGATTCATTGTAAATGACACCACCAATAATACCGCCTAGAACATAGTTTTGAACTTGATCCATTGCGGATGAAGGGGCTAAATTTCCTTTGCCCATGAGGTTTATTTGAACAATCAGGCATAGGATCCCTAATCCAAGCTTTATAATAATAGGTGTATAAATAATCATTTTATGCCTTATTTTTTTATGATTTTAATTTCGGGATTTGTTAACCAAACTTTTTCTAAGCTGTAAGTTTGTTGATCTACGCTTAAATGAATACGGTAATAACGGTCATCAATTTTAATGATGATGCCATCGGATAATTGTACCGAGTTAGAAAATATAGAATTTATATCAACCCCTTTTTCTTTTGATAATAACCTTACGAAATTAACCATTTGGGATGATTTTGAGTGTATATTTTGACTATCGGTATAATCTTGATACTGAATGCCTGAAATGAAGAGTAAAAATAAGAAGGCGATAATCGTTAAATCCCGATATTTAGTTTGTAGGCGGTGACGCATATATAGGATGAAAAAAACGATTAAAGCAAATAAAGTGCCAAAAATAATAATATATTTAAAATAATCATTTATATTAGACTGCGCTTGCAAGTAATCTATCCCATAAAAATTCATATAAAAATCATTCCTGATTGTTCACTATATCTATCTTTATTATAGTGACTTATTCGCATTTTAGCTCTGATATTAAAATCTAATTTTGAGTTGTCAGTCATTACCCAAGAGCTGTCATTGATTTTTATGTTGAAGTTAAAAATTGTCGATGGTTTCAGTATTTATCAAAGGAAGCATTTTGAAAACCTGCTTGTGGGATTAATTCAAGATAGTTTTTTAGATAACAAAAATATTAATGGAGATTTTATTCAAATATCGTAATGAAAATAATAATGTCGCTTCCCTTCAATAAATAAGTCATTTGAAGAGAAGCGATGAGCGATTACTGAGCCGCCTTTTTCAGTTTTTCAACTTGTTCGGCAGTGACAGGTTTACCTTGCCCCCCCCATTCGGCGCGCGCCCATGATATTAAATCTGCCATTTCTTGTGGCGTTAAATCATCGGCAAAGCTTGGCATAGCATACATACGCTGCCCATTAGGGAAAGTGGTGGTTGGAATACCCGTTAACACTACACTGATAAAGGTTTCGGGGCTGTCCATAGCTAAGATGGCATTACCTTTTAACGCTGGAATGCCATTAGGGACTCCTTCTCCGGTGATCCCGTGGCAACCTGCGCAGGTAGACATATACATTAACCGACCCGTTTCCATGATTTGACTTACATTACCCACGTCTGGTGAGTTTGCCTCAGGCAATGGAGCTGGCGGAGTGTCGGCTCCAAGTATTTTTCCTTGTTTATCCGTCATTAAATAAATTGCCATGTCATTAACATCGCTTTTATTCATCTGGCTAGTAGAAAAATGAGTCACTGTACTCATATCTGCAAATGCAGAGCCTTGCGGGGCATTCCCTGTAAGCAGGAATTGGCGCAAAGAGGCGGTATCGTACCCATGTTTGGAAAGCGCTTCGGCTGTAATATCAGGGATGGCTAAACCGGCTTCTTCACCCCCTTGAAGTGACCGTGAAAACTCGACACCCATCATTAAATTACGTGGTGAGTGACAAGCGCCACAGTGTGCTAGACCTTCAACAATATAAGCTCCTCGGTTCCACTCGGCAGAGCGTTGTGGGTCATGAGGCGCATTTTGTTTAGGGAAATTAAGTAAAGTCCAGAAGTTCATAAATGGGCGAACGGGTAGGACAAATACACCTGTATTTTCTTTGTTTGGCACATTGATTGGCGGAAGTGACATCACATAAGCATACAGGGCATCAATATCATCCGATGTCGTCATATGGGTAAATACAAACGGCATGGCAGGGTAGAGATTGCCTCTTTCTTTACCAATTCCGTCTTTCAAAGCACGATGGAAATCAGCACGGGTATAGTTACCGATACCAAATTGCTTATCAGGCGTGATATTTGTGGAATAAATGGTACCAAAAGGGGTTCCGATGGCACGCCCACCCGCAGCCAATGGCCCTTCAGGTAATGAGTGGCAACCAAAGCAATCACCAGCAGTTGCCAACTCTTGCCCTCTTGGCAGCAATTTGGCGACTTCTTCTGAGGTCAGCGGTTTATCTAAATCAGGACCGATACTGGAGGTACGAAAAGCACCAAATAGGATCGCAAGCATTAATATGATGAATAATAAGATAATAATATAAATGCTTTTACGTAGAGAGCTGGATTTAGCCATGAGGTTTCTCCCTAGTCGATCACGCAGCCAGGAGTGTCTAGAGCGACTTTCCTCACTGCTTCATAATAGCGAACATAGCCTGTACAACGGCAAATATGCTCATTGAGGGCTTCTTCAATCGCATGTTCGAGTTGGTCTCGTTTCACTGGGTTTTTCTTCAGTTTATCAAGAAATACCGTCGCACCCGTGACGAAACCGGGGGCACAATAGCCACACTGGAACGAAAAGTTTTCGATAAAAGCTTGTTGAATTGGCGTTAATTCAACAACTTTGCCTTGTTCATCCAGTTTGGCTTGCCCTTCGATGGTAACAATATTTTTATTGTTGAAATAATGGGCACCAAAGATACAGGTACGGCTTTCAACCGTTGAGCCATCGGGCTGAATTTCCATAATGGTGCAAGCATGGCAGATCCCTTGCCCGCAACCAAAGTGGGTGCCTGTGAGGTCAAGGTATTCATGTAAAAACTCAATCATTGGCATCCCAACAGGGACATCAATAGGACCAATTTTCTGGCCGTTAATGGTCAGTGTTAGTGGCTTGCGCTCAATAATCGGAACGGCATGGTTGATTTTCATGAGAGTGCCTTTTTAATTTTATCTACCGTGATAGGGAATTCATAGAAACGCTTACCTGTCGCATGGGTTAATGCGTTACTCGTCGCAGGTAAGATAGGGATCATTCCCAGTTCTGCCATGCCTTTTGGTGGCGAAGTTTCTGATAGGGGAGGTAAGTAATCAATGGTTTGTTGCCAAACCGCAACATCTTTTGCGCGTGGCAGAACATAGCGATTAAAGTTCCATGTTCCATTACCTGGCCCATCTTCATACAGTGGCAATTCTTCCATCAATGCGTGACCAATACCCATCGCGGTACCTCCTTGAATTTGGCCTGAAACCAATTCAGGGACAATCATTGTACCGGGATCCATAATCATATGGTGGCGCATGATATCGACCTCACCCGTCATAGTATTGACGTTGAGCTCGACGAGGCAGGAAGCTGGTGTGACCGTAGTTGGGTCAGCTTTTGCGCGTTGTGTTGGTGGGTAATAGGCAATTTTACGTTTAATAAAATGGTAACCGCCAGTTGTCATCTGCTTTTTCAGTTCTTGTGGAGCACCCTCGCCATAACGAACGGATATTGCATCGAGAGGGAGATTTTTCAATCCTACAGTTGGAATATCGAACTCTGCGCGAGCCCACTGCCAGCTTGAATAGCCGTGAACAGCAACTCCGGTGATTAGCCCCATCTCATGGGCTCTTTTGGCTAAAATGTCAAAAGGAATGGGCTTCATCCCACCACCGCCAATACCATCAGATCCGACACGAATATCTGCAAATTCAACATTTAAGCCATTGAATGCTCCTCCGCCTGGACCTTCACTCCAAATGCTTTTGGCCGCAGGCCATAGGGTATTTTCTAATAAAAAATGACCCGCTTGGCGTGTACCAAATCCAATGTAATAAACACCGCTCGATGAACTCATGTCAGGGATCAGCGCAGGTGTCCAATAGGGATCAGTTTTTGACAGTTCATCTTGTTTTTTCTGATCTGCCCAACTGGTTTTGAGTGGTAGTTCTGCAAATTCAGTTACCCCAAATTCAACCACATCAGGGGCTTTGCTGAGTGCTTGCCATACCATAACTTGTTGTGCGGTTGTACCACCGGTACCAATCTCTTGCATACAATGGCGCATTGTTAGCTTGCCATTCGCATCAAATTCAAGAGAAAGAATCGTTGGAACACCGCTAGAACCATAAACTTGCTGCACTTGCGCAAAGCCAACGCCGTATAACTTACCGGGGTTTTTTGCTTCATAATCGACTTTATTTTTTTCACGATCGACCCAAATCGGGTGTTTTTCCGCAAGATTTAACATTTCGACATTGCGAGGGTCACCAGCTATTACACCACCTTGTGTATTCGGATAACCTTCTAATATGGCATTACGGCGGCGCAGTTCAATTGGGTCAATATTGAGGTTATGAGCGATTTCATCGACCATCAATTCAGTGACTGCCATCGACTGTAAGGAACCAAAGCCACGCATTGAGCCTGCTTCGACAGCCGGGGTGGCCATGGCGAGAGCGGTGAGGTCAGATTTTGGGAAATAATAAATAGATTGGGCACCACGTACCGCAACGTGTGATACGGCAACCGAGAGGTTTTCACGACCTCCACCATTACAGTTATAAGTACCTTTTAATACATCAAATTTGCCCGTTTTTTTATCACCGATAATGGTGACATCCATCTCAATAGAGTGGCGTTTCATTCCCATTTGGAATTGTTCATAGCGGTCATTTGCCATACGAACAGGTAAGCCATCAGCATAGAAACTGGCGACCATCGAATAGAAAGGAAAAACCGAATAGTCTTTTGAGCCATAACCGACGGTAGAACCTGTTAATAACACAATGTTCTCGACAGAAAAATGTTTGTTGTGCTTCGATAACTCAGCAGCGGCGTTGACGACTCCTGCAGGAGACTGTGTCGCGGTTAAAATATGCAGTGTTTTGGTTTGTGCGTCATACCAAGTATTACAGTTATCAGGCTCCATTGCGCAAGGGTCAATGGATTGTGAAAAACCATGGCGCTCAATCACAAATTTATCGGGATTCTGGCGAGCTGCAGCGATTTCTTGTTCAATTTGCCGTGCGTAATCCATTGCTTTTTCTTGTTTATCAGGGCTTTTTTCTGCCTGATGAAGGGCTTGAATAAAACCACCACCACGATCTTTACGGATCACTGGTGGAATAGAAATGGCATGTTTGGGGTCATATGGAGGCCAAACAGGTGTATTGCCATCGAACCCACCTTTAATACCTGAATCTTGATAAGGGGAAAAGATAGAAGGTGAAAGTGGTGTATCACCACCGATACGTACATATCGCGCTGCACCATAGTTAGCGGGCGGTTTTGGTCCAGTCACCATTCCATATTTTACGGTGTTTGTCGCAAAACGTAACATACGCTGTGCTGCGCTGTATTTATCGAAATCATGATAAATCAAGATGGCAACAGGGTGGCCAATAATCGGTGGAGTGTCCCCTAGAGGCACTAAAATATTGGTGCCATAGAAGCCTTTTCCCATACTGGTGTCTTGAGGAATATTTAAGCCATCACGGATAAGGTCTTCTTGTAAAACAACTTTATCAGGCTGTAAATTTGGACCTAACATTGAAATATCAATGCCTTCAAAGGTTTTATCTGCTTCTGTTGCTTTTAACATAAAGGCATAGCTTTGTTTTTTAGGCCAACCAGGAATGTCTTTAGCGCGGTAATCACGAGCAAAATTTTTACGGCCGGTGACCTTTTCAACACCATCCCAACGAAAGCGTGCTTTACCATTTTGACCTATCCAATCGGTTGATGGAGAGTCAGAATCTAGCTCCATTGCTATCGCAAAAGGGAGCTTACCCACCATCACTGCAATGCCTGCAATAGTGCCTAGTTTGATGAAGTTACGTCTAGAAATATGACCCGACATAGTGTGCTCCCTGATTATATTTTTAGGGTTTTTATTATGAGCAATGGAAGTCAATAATATTTTTTAGCCACGCATTATAAGATTGTTTTATTTCGATTTAATTTGTTCGCAATTTGATGGCTAATATCAGATAGCTCAGTAAGTTACATAAATAGTATGGGTATCTGTATTGATATATCAAGAACGAGTAAAGGGATCTAGACAAGAAAGTGAATAATACTGTTGTGGTCATCTTAATATGACAGTATTGAATAAAATAACTGAGTTTTATTAGAATGTAATTTATTTAAATGATAGTAATTCTTATTAATGAATAATTAAATCAATATGTATTTTATTATATAAAGCATATGATTATGTCGATATTGTGATAAGAGTGACTACAACGTCGGTAGCTTAAAAACCTCACATTTGTGAGATTTTTTGTTTATTTTATTAGAGTATAGAGTCGTGGTTTATAAAGCTAGTAAATAAAGTGCAATGTTACTAATATGAATTCCAATTATTACTATAAATCAATTTTGTATATAAGTGATTTTATATAAGGTGCAATGATGGTTAATATTCTTACCTCTAGCGATAAGAGCAATACATCAGGTAAAAAAATCACAGTAGGTATTAGCTCATGCTTATTGGGTGATAGCGTTAGATTTGATGGTGGTCATAAGCGCTTTCATTTTGCTGTAGATGAGTTATCAGATTATTTCGAATACCAACAAGCATGCCCGGAAATGGCGATTGGTTTACCAACACCTAGACCCGCATTGAGGCTAGTTAAATCTGACGAAAATAGCGTTAGGCTCAAATTCAGCGATGGTCGTGAAGGGGATTTAACTGAAGAGATGATTCAGTTTTCGACCACTTATTTGAGTGGGCTTTTAAATTTAAGTGGTTATATTGTATGCAAAAACTCACCTAGTTGTGGCTTGGAAAGGGTTCGAGTATATGATTCTGTTGGCAATGGTAATAAAAAGTCTGGAATGGGGCTTTTTACTGAACAATTACTCAAAGCAATGCCTTGGTTGCCTGTTGAGGAAGATGGCAGGTTAAGCGATCCTCATATTCGAGAAAATTTTATTATACGGGTATTTGCTCTTCATGAGCTAAATGAATTAAAGAAAAATGCATTTAATCGTCATTCATTAATCGACTTTCATACTCGATATAAGCTCCTTTTATTAGCGCATTCACAGCCTCTTTATCGAGAACTTGGTCGTTTTGTTGCTAGTAACAATGAATGGGATTCAATCGATTCTTATTTTGATGAGTATCGAAATAAGTTTATGAATTTATTACAACACCAAGCGACTAGGCGCAATCACACTAATGTGCTTATGCATATCCAAGGTTATTTTAAACGCTATCTGACATCAAACCAAAGACAAGCATTGAGCGCGTTAATCCTCGAATACCGCCAAGGAACACAGCCTTTATTGGCTCCATTAACATTAATTACGCACTATTTATCTGAATATCCTGATAACTATTTGAATAATCAAAAATACTTTCATCCTTATCCTCAGTCATTAAG
This window encodes:
- a CDS encoding YbgA family protein, which translates into the protein MVNILTSSDKSNTSGKKITVGISSCLLGDSVRFDGGHKRFHFAVDELSDYFEYQQACPEMAIGLPTPRPALRLVKSDENSVRLKFSDGREGDLTEEMIQFSTTYLSGLLNLSGYIVCKNSPSCGLERVRVYDSVGNGNKKSGMGLFTEQLLKAMPWLPVEEDGRLSDPHIRENFIIRVFALHELNELKKNAFNRHSLIDFHTRYKLLLLAHSQPLYRELGRFVASNNEWDSIDSYFDEYRNKFMNLLQHQATRRNHTNVLMHIQGYFKRYLTSNQRQALSALILEYRQGTQPLLAPLTLITHYLSEYPDNYLNNQKYFHPYPQSLRLRYGL